The genomic interval CTGTCCCCCCGGCAGCCTGTCCCGCCGCGAGGTCCTCGACTGGTGCCGCGGCCGCCTCGCCGACCACAAGCGTCCGCGCAGCGTGGTGCTGCTCGATCGACTGCCGCGCACCCCCCGCGGCAAGGTCGACCGCGCCGCCCTCGGCCGCCTGATCTCCGCCTGACCTCACGATGAACGGCAGCGGGAGCCGGCCGGAACGATCCCGCCGGCGCTGGCGGCCGAGCCCCTTTCTGCAGGCCAGCGCCCTGCTTCACCTCGGCGCCCTCGCCGCCACCCTCTGGAAACCGGGCCTGGCGCGCTGGGCAGCCGGCGCCGTGGTCGCCGACCACGCCATCGCCATCGCCGCCGGCCTGTGGCCCCGGAGCCGCCTGCTGGGCCCCAATCTGCGCCGCTTGCCCCCGGTCACCGGAGCCGTCGCCCTGACCTTCGACGACGGACCCGACCCGCAGGTCACGCCGCGGGTGCTCGACCTGCTCGACGACGCCGGCTTTCGGGCGACCTTCTTCGTCATCGGCCGTCGCGCCCAGCGACATCCGGATCTGGTGCGCGAGATCCATCGCCGCGGCCACCGGCTGGGCAACCACACCTACCGGCACTCGAACGCCTTTTCCCTCTTCGGGCCGCGCCGCATCGGCGACGAGATCGATCGGACTCAGCAGCTGATCACGCAGCTCACCGGCGAGGCGCCGACACACTTTCGCGCCCCCGCCGGCCTGCGCGGTCCCTGGCTCGAGCCACTGCTACACCGCCGCTCCCTGCAGCTCGTGAGCTGGACCCGGCGCCCCTTCGACACCACGACGTCGAGTCCCGAGCGGGTGCTCGCCCGGCTGCTCCGGGATCTCGCCGCCGGCGACATCCTGCTGCTCCACGATGGTCGCCCCAACGGACGCCCGCAGCCCCTCCCGATTCTCGAGGTTCTTCCCCCGCTTCTCGCCGAGCTCGAGCGGCGAGGGCTGCGGTCGGTCGCCCTGCCAACTTGCCCGGCGACCGGGCGGACGGTAGATTAGGGGCAGAGGTCGCAGCTCTCAGGCCTCTCCCGAACCGATACCAGGTTCGCTCCACGGCCACCGTCGGCCCTACCGAGCCGGCCCATCGATCGAGCCTCTCGACGTGACCGAATCCTCGCCACAGACCACCGACTACGACGTCGTCGTCATCGGCGGCGCCTTCGCCGGTGGCGCCTTCAGCGGCCTGTTGCGGCGCCTCCACCCCACGGCCCGGGTGCTGGTGGTGGAGTCCCAGGAGCGCTTCGGACGCAAGGTCGGCGAGGCCACCGTCGAGGTCTCGGCCTTCTTCCTCCACCGCGTTCTCGGCCTCTACGACGTGCTCTCGCGGGAGCACCTGCCGAAGCACGGCCTGCGCTACTGGTTCAGCGATCGCACCGATCGGCCGCTGGGCGAGATGGCGGAGGTCGGCTCTGCCCGCTTGCCGCTGCTGCCGACGTTCCAGCTCGACCGCTCGAAGCTCGACGAGACCATCCTCGAGCACGCCGCCGAAGGCGGTGCGGAGATCCTGCGCCCGGCCCGCGTCAAGGCCGTCGAGCACGGCTGGCCGGTCTCGACCATCGTCGTTGACAGTGCCGCCGGAGAACGCACCGTCACCGCCCGCTGGGTGGTCGATGCTTCCGGCCGTCATCAGTTCATCGCTCGCCGGCAGCGCCTGCGGCAGCGCGTCGAGGAGCATCCGACGGCCGCCGTCTGGGGCCGCTGGCGAGGCGTCGCCGATTTCGATGGCCTGGCGGCCCGCGGCAGCGATCCCCGGCAACCCCAGCTACCGGAGCTGTCGACCGCCCGCCGGCTGGCTACCAACCACTTCTGCGGCTACGGCTGGTGGTGCTGGACGATCCCCCTCGGCGGCGGCGAGACCAGTGTCGGTCTGGTCTACAACAAAGAGCTCTTCACCCTCGCCGGCGACGGTGATCTGCGACAGCGCTATGAGTCATTCGTGCGCCAGCAGGCCGGTCTGCGGGAGCTGCTGGCGGAAGGCGAGATCTGCGAGGACGATTTCCACTCCTACAGCCATCTCCCCTACGCCACCAGCCGCTACATCGACCGCGGCTGGGCCCTGGTCGGTGACGCCGCCTCCTTCATGGATCCGTATTACAGCCCCGGCCTCGATCATGCCGCCATCTCGGTCTACGCCACCGCGCGGCTGATCGAAGACGACCTCGCGGGACGACTCGCGGGCGAGGCCCTGGGCGAGCGCGTGGAGGCCCACAACGCCAACTTCCTGCGCTCCTACGACCGCTGGCTGTCGGCCCTCTACCTCGGCAAGTACGAGCTGATGGGGGACGCCGAGCTCACCGGCGCCGCCTTCCTGCTCGACACGGCGCTCTACTACATGGGTGTCGTGAGCCCGATTCACGACGATGTCGAGGCTCTCGCCAACCCCCTGTTCGGTCTCCCGATTCCGCAGGCCACGGTGGCCTACCGCATCCTCGCCGGCTACAACCGACGGCTGGTGCGGCTGGCGCGCTTCCGGCGCCGCATCGGGACCTACGGCAAGCGCAACGTCGGCTGGCGGCTCTACGCCAAGACCCCGGGCCTCAAGCTCGGAGCCCTCGGCATGCTGCGCCAAGGTCTGGGCCTCTGGTGGCGCGCCGAAGCCCAGTACCTGTTCTACCGCCTGCGCCGCGGCGGCCTCGACCTCTCGGCCCCGGTCCCACACCAAGCCACCTCCTGACTTCGCTTTGTCGAGCCGCTCCCGGCGCCGGCGGCGCTTCGGTCGCGCCCTGGCGGAGATGCACTTTCAGCTCCGCACCGAGGGCGGCAGCGCACCGAACAAAGGAGCATCCGTTGCCCTCGGCGTCTTCATCGGCTGCCTGCCCCTCTATGGCCTGCACCTCGCCCTGTGTTTCGGAGTCGCCCGGCTCCTGCGCCTGAGTCGCCTGCGCACCTACCTCGCCGCTCACATCAACAACCCCCTTTCGGGCCCCTTCCTGGTCTCCCTCGAGCTCGCCCTCGGCCACCGCTTGATCGAGGGCAGCTGGCCAGACCTGCGCCCGGCCCAGATTCCCAGCCTCGGCGCCATCGGCAGCCATCTCGCCGTCGGCAGTCTGGCACTCGGTCTGGTTCTGGCAGTCGTTCTCGGAGCGATCGCCTTCGTGATCGCCCGCCGCTGGCGCTCGCCAGGGTTCACCGACGAGCTGCGGGAACGGACCTCACGGCTCTACCTGGGAGCCGGCATCTTCGACTGGGAGTTCGTGCGCGGCAAGCTGCGCTGGGATCCCCTCTACTTCGCCCTGCTGCGCCGCGGGATCTTGCCCCGCAGCGGCCGTCTGCTCGATCTCGGCAGCGGACGCGGCATCGTCTCGGCCTTGCTGCGAACCGCCCGGGAGATGGCCGCCGAGGGCCGCTACCCGAGCGACTGGTCGCCGCCGCCGGTGGTCGAAGTGGTGGCCTTCGAGCGCAACCCGAAGGCCCTCGCCGCCGCCCGTCAAGCTCTCGGCGAAGAGCACGCCGGAGCGGCCGTCGATCTCACCGCAGCGAAGTTTCCGCCGACCGAAGGAGCCCTGCTGTTCGATGTCCTCCACTATCTGCCGGCGGACGGCCAACGCCGGCTGGTCGCGAGTGTCGCCGCGGCCCTCGCTCCCGCCGGCCTGCTCATTTTGCGCGAGGCCGACGCCGACGGCGGGCTGCGTTTCCTGTGCACTCGCATCGCCGAGCGCCTCGCCGCGTTGGCTCGCGGTCACTGGCGTCAACGCTTCCACTACCGCTCCGCCGACGGCTGGCGTCAGCTACTCACCGGCGCCGGCCTCGACTGCCTCGCCGATCATCCAATGGCCACCGGCACTCCCTACTCGAATATCCTGCTGGTCGCCCGCCGGCCGCCGACCGTCGCTGGCTGAAGCCGGAAGCGATGGCGATATTCGCCCGGTCCGAAAGGCCATCGGATCGCCCCACCCCAAGAGAGACGCCTCATCACTGCCACCGGAAGGCGATCACGAAGCAGCCGACGCTTCCGGCCAAGAGCAGCAAGGCCGGGACTCGAAACCAATCGAGAAAGGACTGGACCTCGCGATCGGCATAGAGCTGGTAGAAGCGGCGGCCGCCCTCGACGTTCTCGATGAAATCGGCGCCCCGGTAGTCCTTCAGGACGAGATCGACGGGATCGAGACGGAGCATCAGGGCGCGCCTCACCTCGGTATCCTCCGCTGGTCTTTTCGGCCGCTCGAGCAGGTCGAAGGTACTGAGCTCCTCGCCCGGCTGCAGGACGCCACTGCTGCGGTAATGGAAGAGGCGCTGATCGCGATCCCCCACCAGCGAAACGCCGAGGCAAGCCGCCCCGCCCATCAAGCAGACCAGCGCCGCCACCATCCAGGCCCGCGAACGCGAGCGCCGACGGCGGTGGCTCCCGAGAACCGCCGACCGCACCTGGCGGATCTCGCGCAGCTTCGCGAGCTCCTCCGAGCTCACCTCACGGCCGAGCTCCGCCACGTCCAGCTCGTAGGTCGCGAGCAAGCGTTCGAAGACCTCCTCCGAGGGATAGGAACGTCCCGTCTCCAGCTTCGAAAGGTAGGACTGCTCGATGCCGATCCGGCCGGCGGCCTCCGGTTGGGTCCACTCTCGCGCTTCCCGTGCCCGCTTCAGCAAGTCACCGAATCTCATGGTTGGAAACCTCCTCTTGCTTGCGATTTCGCCTTCGGCCGGTTCCCCCGACCGCCGGCGGATGACCTCGAATCCGCCGTCAGTCTCGGGAAGTCATTCCAGGAATGCCAGGTGAATCTGCGCGACTTTTCGACCCTCTTCACGCCTGCCGAAACAGCTCCCGACCCGGAGACCGAGAACGAGCCTCAGTTGGCGTAGCCGAGGGCCCGCAAGCGACGGATCTCTTCCGGGTCTTGGGGCAACTCGGTGTGGCGCCGTTCGGCCGCATCCTTCATGCCGGCCCGGGCTCGACGCAGGAAGGCGGTCAACAAGTCGTCGGCCGAAGGCGCCGCCACCGGCAAGCCGCCCAAGGACAGGCTCTCCCTGCCCAAGGGTTTCCAGAAGCCTCCGGTGGTCGGATTCGGCTCCTGCCAGGCGGAGTGATCCGCAGGCAAGCGGTCGCGGCGCAGGAAGCTGCCTTGCCAGGCGACGCCGACCTGTCCCAGGCTCTCGACGAACACCGGGACCTCGGGCTGCCGTTCCGGCGGCGGCGGAGCGCCCTCCGGAGCCGCGATGTCGAAAAAGTCGAGAACCGACGCGAACAGGCCGACGTTCGAGACCGGTTCGGCGATGCGCCGGCCGGCCGGCAGGCCCTCTCCGACCATGATCAGGGGCACCTGGACCTGGTCGAGACCCACCGAATGGCCGTGGGCGAAGAAGAAACCGTCCTCCCCCAGGGCCTCGCCGTGGTCCGACGTCACCATCAGACGAGTTCGCGCCCCACCGGGTGTGCCGCGAAGCTCGTCGAGCCAGTCTCCGAGGCGGCGATCGAGATAGGCGATCTCACGATCGTAGCGCCGCACGTACTCGCTGGTGCGCCGCTCGTCCCCCAACACCTGATAGCGCGGCAAGGCCCCGAAGCCGGAGTGGTCCTCCCCGACCGGCAGCTCCGGCGGCTCGATCGGCCGCGTGGCGAGCTCGGGAGCCGCCGGCGGCGGGTCGTAGGGACCGTGAGGGTCCTGCAGGTGGAGCCAGAAGAAGAACGGTTCGTCGAGCTCGGCGAGCACCGCTCGAGCCTTCGCCAGCGCCTCGTCGACCCCTTGCTCGACCACCTCGCGATTGCGCTCTCGGCCGCTCATCTGGTCATCGTAGGAGGCGAACCCTTGGTCGAGGCCGAGCCGGCGGGCAAGCACCGGATTGCTCACCACCGCCGCGGTGGCGATGCCGCGATCCTGCAGCAGCTCCGCCAGGGTCACCTCCTCCGGCTCGAGCACGAACTTGCTGTTGAAGGCTCCCACCGTATGGAAGCTCGGCAGCCTGCCGGTGAACAGCGAGGCGTGGGACGGCGCCGTGCAGGACGAGGCCGAGAAGGCGTTTTCGAACAGCAAACCTTGCTCGGCCAGGGCGGCGAGGCGGGGCGAGGTCGCCAGGCCATAACCGTAGGCCGACAGGTGGTCGGCACGCAATGTGTCGATGGTGATCAGGATGACGTTGCCGCGGGGAGGCGGCGGTGCACAGGCGGCGAGCGTCAACGCCAAGACGAGCAGCAACGGTCGCCAAGGCGAAGCCCAACCCGGCAATCCACCGCGGGCCCTGCGGGATCGCCGCCGATCGCCAGGTGCCATCGCCATCATGAAGCGAACAGCGCGGCGAAGCGGCGATCGGTGCGCAGTCGCTGTCGCAGCCCAGGCGCCACCGCCTCGGCCTCCGAGACGAAGGCCGCCGCCGCCGCCGCATCGCCCTCTTCGAGGGCGGTGATGGCGAGCCGCAGTCGAGCCTGCACGAATCCCGTGTCACCGGGCCGGGCCGCCATCAGCCAGCGCCGGGCCTCGGCCTTGCGGCCCGCATCGTAGAGCATGACGCCGAGACCCGCCCGCTGCGGGAACTCGCCCTCCCAGACCTCCGCCGCCTTCAGCAGATGCTCGAGGGCGGCGGCCGGCCGGCCGACCCCCTGCTCGGCCGCCGCCAAATTACTCCACAAGCGGCCGTTGCCGGGATCGAGCTCGGCGGCGCGACGAAACGCCCCGATGGCCCGTTCGAGATCGCCCCGGCGTCCGATGGTGGTCCCCAAATTGGCCCAGGCCGCCACCCGCCGCGGCTGCAGCCGGATGGTCTCCATCCACTGCTCTTCGGCGCGCTCGAGCTCGCCGAGGCGGGTCAGGGAATCGGCCAGCGCATAGCGCGCTTCCGGCTGGTCCGGATCGAGCCGCACCGCCCGTTCGAGGAAGGGCACGGCGGCCGCCGGATCGCCCGCCTTGAGGGCGGCGATGCCGCTGCGCAGGACGGCGAACCGGTTGTCCGGATCGCCCTCCAGAACATCCTCGAAGATGGCGCGGGCGGCGGCGAAGTCGGCCCGGCGCAGGGCCACCTCGGCGGCGATCAACTGGTTGCGCTCGCGGTTGCGGTCCTTGGGATCGTCGAGGCCCGGGGGCGGCTCGTCGTCGCTGCCGCCACTTCCCAGATAGCCCAGGGCCCGCAGCGCGGCGAGGGCCTCGCCGTCGGCGGCGGCCGAGGAACCGACCACCGCGCGGCCTTCGATCTCCCGCTGGATCGCCCGCATGCGACGCAAAACCGACTCGTCCTCAGCGCTGCGATCGTTGGCTTCCGCAGGATCCTCGGTGAGCTGGTAGAGCTCCGGACGCGGCGCCCAAACCAGCTTCCAATCGGCGGTCCGCACGGCGGCGAGGGGCGCCCATCCATAGGTGATCCAGGGTTGACGACTCTCGAGGTAGGCCGGCGGAATCTCCTGCTCGCGGCCCTCCAGGGTCGCCCGCAGGCTGACTCCGTCGCTGTCCTCGAAGGCGGCGAGGCCGAGCAGATCGAGCAGGGTCGGAGCGACGTCCACCAGGCGAGCCGGAGCCTGGCTTTCGCCAGCCGCCACCCGGCTGGGACCGTGAAACACCATCGGCACCAGCATGGTGGCGTCGTAGATGAAGAAGCCGTGGGTCTGCTCACGGTGCTGCCCCAGGCTCTCGCCGTGGTCGGCGGCGAAGACCGTCAGCCGGTCGCCTTCGGGCAGCTCGGCGAGCAGGCGACCGATGGCTCGATCGACCAATGCCACCTCGCCGTGATAGCGCCCGCGAGGGCCTTCCTTGACCAGCTCCGGAGGCGGGTCATAGGGGTCGTGGGGGTCATAAAAGTGGAGCCACAGAAACCACGGTGACTCGACGCCCCGGACCCAATCGAGGGCCGCATCGACGGTCTGCGGCGCCGGCCGCTCGACCCAGCCTTCCTCCCCCACCGGCAGGCGGTCGTCGTAATGGTCGAAACCCCGGTCGGCCCCGAAGAGGGCGCGCAGTGGGTAGCCACTGACGAAGCCCGCGGTGCGGTAACCGAGCCCCTGGAGACGCTCCGCCAGAGTTTCGGCGCCGCCGGCGAAGACCTGACCGTTGTCGCGCACCCCGTGGCGGCGAGGATAGAGACCGGTGAACATGGAGAGATGAGACGGCAGCGTCAGCGGCACCGGCGCCACCGCCGCCGGGAAGCGAAAACCTTCCGCGGCCAGGCGGTCGAGGACCGGCGTCTCGTTCTGCCCGGCAACCCAGCCGAGGGCGTCCGGACGCAGCGTGTCGACGGTGATCAAGAGAACGTCGGGCTGCTCGTCCAGCCCCACGGCACCCGGCCCACAGGCGGTGACGAGCAGGGCCAGCAGCGAGGCGCTGACGATGCCACCGGCGAGGCGACAGAGGTTGCCCCGCCGCAGCGCCCCTCGGCGGGCTTCCGGCATCACCCCCCGACGGTCTTCGACAAGACGCCGGAGAGCCGCTCCTTGAGCCCGCTACGGGTGACCAAGTCGATGAAGTAGTAGTAGGTCTGCCCGGCTTCGACCTCGCGGTCGACGAACTCGTAGCGGCCGACGTTGCCGGGTCCCGGCAGGGCCTTCACCATCTCGTCGCTCACCCGCCGGAACGGCCCTTCGGGGTCCAGCGAGCGATAGACGAAGTAGCCGAAGATGTGATCCTGCTTGCGCACCGACCAGGCCAAGCGAGCGCTCGCTTCGGCGGATTCCGCTGGGGCATCCGCTGGGGCCGCCGTCGGTGTCGGCACCGTCGGAGCGGGTCCAGGTGGCGCGCTGCTCTCCGGGGGCTTCTTCGGCAGCTTGGCCGAGGGTTTCAGATGCTTGCGCCCCTCGATTCGAATCGGTTGATCGGTGAGCGCTCCAATGTCGTGCACCACCGCCGTCTTGCTCGCGACGATCCCCGAATAGGTCAGCGGCATCGGCTCTTGTTGACCCGCGAAGTAAAGGTCGAGGGTGCCCCGCAGCTCACCGACTTGGGGTGGCTCCCAGGTCAGCTCCAGGCGCTGGCAGGATTCCTCTCCAGGACACTCGGAGACCTTCGTCTGCAGGCCGCGAACGGTCGCGGGCTCGATCCGTTCGAGCTCGACCTCGCCGCCGTTCTGAGCTCGAAAAACGATCTCCTTGGTCATCGGCTCGCCGATGCGGAGCAATCCGAGGTTGGCGGGATTCTCACTCGGCACGATGTCCCCGTAGACCGTCGCGCGATACTCCAAGAGATAGCTCGACTGCGCCGCGACCCCGGTCCGCAGCTCGATCTTGCCGGCGACAAAGCCGAGCGGCACCTCCGGAGTCAAGCGCACCGACAGTCGCCGACCCTGGCCTCCGGCCGTCGGGCCGAGCTCGCGAATCTCGACGAACTCGGGGCCCTGGGCCACCGCAATCGAGCCGAGATCGTCGGCCTCGCGACTGGTGAGGACGAACTCCCGGACAGCGCCCTGTTGACGCAGCACATCGCCGAAAACCACGCGCCCGGCTTCCGGCCAGTAGGCCGAGTGCACGAAGCCCTCGAGCAACAGCTTGATCTCGGGAGTCGCCCCGTCATCGGTGCGAACGGCGAAACGAAAGGCGGTTTGGCCGAGGCGATCTCCCACCGGTTGGCGCACCCGGATCTCTCCCCTCTCGCCAGGCGCCACCTGCTCGGGAACCGCCGTGACGCTGCCGGTTCGAAGGATCGCCTCCGTCTCCTTGATCGTCACCGCCTCGGCCGAGCGATTGACGAAGCCGAAGACGTGTTCGACGTCCTGGAACTGAAAGACCTCGCCGAGGTTGGCGACCCGCTCGTCGAACTGGAGCTGAGCGGAGGCCGCGGGAACCCAGAGCAGGGCGAAAAGGGTGGTCGAGATGAGCCAACGTGCCATCGCTGTCCTCGTCTGCGTTGGTGGAGATTTGGCAAGGACCCGAACGATAGCCCGTCATCCGCCGCCGGAAGTGGGCTGTCAGGCGCTGGGAATCCTTGCGTCCGAAACTTGCAGTCATTCCTGGGAGATTCTCGCCAGGCGGGGAAAGTCTACTCCAAAACAAAACCACCCCCGGCCAGCGGGGGTGGTTTCAATTCCTGACGGAAAGAACGAGTTACTCGATGGTGAACTCGATCAGCTCGACCGGCAGCGGGCCGGTGATGGTCAGGTTGTACGGACCGTCGTCGCGGGTGCCACCGACGGCGTAGAAGGAATCGACATAGAAGAAGTGCTGCGTGGCACCGGCGAGGGCCACCGGTCCGATGGTCTCGTCGGAGACGGCGCCACAGGGGTTGCCACCGGCGTTGGCGGCAAAGCAGTCGTCGGAGCCGGCGACGCAGGAGGTGCCGTCGTTACAGGTGGTGAGGATGTAGATCGACGGGTCGTAGTTGGCGTCGGACGTGGTCACCGTGAAGGTGGCGTTGTTGCCGCCGCCGGTGGTGAAGGTGTAGATCTCGTCCGGACCGGCCACGGTGGTGTAGTTGCCGTTGCAGCCGATCGGCACGGTGCCGACCGTGTCGGTGTTGCCAACGGTGGTGCCACCGTCACTGAACATACCGCCGGGGCCGACACCCGGGATCACCGTCGGAGACGAGCAATCATCGGTACCAGCGGGAGGGGTCTCACCAGCGACGATACCGTTGCGGTAGTCGGCCTTCGAATCGTAGTAGAGGTCCGCGTAGACCCCCATGGCAACCATCAGAACGGCGACCACCATAGCGATGTACTTGAGCTTCATCAGTCTCTTCCTCCTAGAGTTCGAGCTCCACAGCGAGCTCAGAAATAAAGCGGTTGATGCTTAAACAGAAACTGCGATCGGATCGGTTCTAGACCGACGCATTCGGGGGGGGAACCCGGGGCTCTCGCCGGGGACGCTCGCAGCCATCGACGGAAACGTCGACGCGACGATCGTTGGCCGGTCCGAGAAAGACTCCGGGAATCGCCATCGGCAAGAGAACAAGCGCGAACCCAATCGAGCTCGGCGCTCCCTCGTCGTGACTTCTCACGCCATCTCGGCGCACCGCGCCGAGACTGAATTCTTGTCCCGAGGGCAGCACATAGGCCAGCTCGTAGACACACCGGCCTTCGAAGCAGGCCGTATCGCGGAACCGATAGACATCCGAGCCCGGATGGGCGGCGATCTCCGTCACCAGAGCAGGCTCGCCGTGGGCGCCGGCGCGGTAGACGCGGAAGAAACCGCCTTCCTCGTCGATGCGGGCACGCCAGGTGAGCTCGGAGGGGGAGTAGTCCGGCAGCGCAACGCGATCCCAGAGCGGGGAAGCGCCGTCGGAGAGATCGCTCGCGGGAAGAGCAAGACGCCCGTTCGGCAAACCGTCGCCCGTCGGCTCGACGGTCGCCAGAAGCGCCGGAGCCAGGAACAGGGCCACAATCAGGGCTGCAGCAGAGGACACTCCTCTACAAATCACCCCTCGCCGTTGCAGTGCGTCGTTTCGCATGAATAGCTGGACGACCGGATCACAGATGGGCACTCGAAAGCCCCGGTACCCACCCGAGAATACTCTTCGTCTCGATGGCGCGCACTTTACCACAGGGTGACAAGCCACGACCAGTCCGAAATCCTGCACCCCGCGAGGAGGTTTGCGAGCCTCCATGACAGGAGCTTTCGAGGCCGGCGGGCCAGCCCTTCCGGAGCAGTGGGAGAAACCTCTTCTCGTGCTAACGTGGCGGCATCTTCTCGTTACTCCCCCGAGTTCGCCGTGCTCCTCAAACGCTCGTTCCCCGTCGTCCTCGCGCTGATCGTGGCGTGTGCCTGCAGCCATCTCCTGGCGGACGGCGCGGCAGCACCCGGCGACCAGCCTGACAGCCCGGCCTTCAAGATCGAGACGCAAGCTGCTGGCGTTCACCGCATCGCCTTCGAAGACCTGCGCATGGAGCCGGCCTTCTGGAGCTCCCGGGCTCTCCGCCTCAGCCACCGCGGCAATCCGGTGCCGATTCACCTGGTGGACGGCGGCGACGGTCGTTTCGGTCCGGGAGACTACTTCGAGTTCCTCGCCGAGCGTTTGGGTGGCGAGGATCGCTACCATCATGGCTGGTCGACCCACAACGTCTACTGGCTGCGCCAAAGCCGGGAGCCCTCGCCACAGCTCGTGACGCGCCGCGCCACGGCCGCAACCCCCGCAACCCCATCGGCCCTGCGCTCACCGGCCCACTTCGAGGACGAGAAGGTCTTCCTGCGCTTCCCCAACGAGAGTCAGCACAGCACCGAAGTCTGGTACTGGCAGCGCCTCAGCCACATCGACCCGGAGCCCTTCCGCACTGAGCTCGAGCTGCCCCACCTCGCCCGCCAAGGGGACCAGCTGATCGCTCTCGAAGTGCGCCTTCGGGGTTGGTCTCAGCTCGCCGACCGGCCGCGGCCGGAGGAGCCCGATCACGTCCTCGACATCTGGCTCGAAGACCGGCGCCTGCTGCGCACGAGCTGGAACAACTCGCCTCGGGGCCACCAAGTCCGACTGCCGGTGGAGCTCTCGGCAGAGGTCGCCAACGGCCTCGAGCTGCGCTTCGAGGTACCCGCGCGACCGCGCGACCCGCAGCAGCCGGACGGTGATCGATTGGTCGACGTCGCGGTCCTCGACTGGGTGCATCTCGAGTACCCAGTGGACTCCGCCGTCGGCGATCCCGGCCACCGCCTGAGCCACGATGGCGGTGGTCTCGTCCAGCTCCGGGGCCGTCCCGAGGTCGAGCTCGCCCTCTGGCCCGTCACCGGCGGTCGCGTCCTGCTGCCGGCCGGAGGAGAAGTCTTCTCGGCCGCCGTCGGCGAGTCCTTCTTCGCCACCGCCGGCGACGCCCTGCGCCCGACCTCGGTGCGCCCCGCGGCACCGCCGAAGCTGCGCCGCAATCAGCTCGGTGCCGACTACATCATCGTCGTCCACCCGCGCTTGCGACGCGCCGTCCTGCCGCTGGCGGAGGCCCATCGCCGGCGCGGCCTGCGGGTCGAAGTGGTCAACATCGAGCGCGTCTACGACGAGTTTGGCGACGGCATCCCGCACCCGCAGGCGCTGCGCGACTTCCTCGCCTGGGCGCATCGCCGCTGGCAGCGCCCGCAGCCGCGTTTCGTGCTCCTTGTCGGTGACGCCAGCTGGGACACCAAGAACGATGTCGTCTTGCGCGGCAACTACGCGCGTGCTCCCTATGCTCCCGGCCGCGGCATCATCCTGGGAACCAACCGCGACCAGGTCTACGCCGACAAACCGTTTCAGAACCGCCGCAACCTGATCCCCACCTGGAGCTATCCCACCCTCCTCGGCCACGCCGCCACGGACAACTGGTTCGTCGACGTCGCAGACGACGACCGGCGGCCGGAGATGGCCATCGGGCGCTGGCCCGTCGCCGATCCCGAAGAAGTCGAAGCGATCGTCGAAAAGACCCTGCGCCAGCTCGAGGCGCCGCCGCTCCATCGCGCCAAGCGTGATGTCCTGTGGATCAGCGACGGCAATCC from Acidobacteriota bacterium carries:
- a CDS encoding C25 family cysteine peptidase, which codes for MLLKRSFPVVLALIVACACSHLLADGAAAPGDQPDSPAFKIETQAAGVHRIAFEDLRMEPAFWSSRALRLSHRGNPVPIHLVDGGDGRFGPGDYFEFLAERLGGEDRYHHGWSTHNVYWLRQSREPSPQLVTRRATAATPATPSALRSPAHFEDEKVFLRFPNESQHSTEVWYWQRLSHIDPEPFRTELELPHLARQGDQLIALEVRLRGWSQLADRPRPEEPDHVLDIWLEDRRLLRTSWNNSPRGHQVRLPVELSAEVANGLELRFEVPARPRDPQQPDGDRLVDVAVLDWVHLEYPVDSAVGDPGHRLSHDGGGLVQLRGRPEVELALWPVTGGRVLLPAGGEVFSAAVGESFFATAGDALRPTSVRPAAPPKLRRNQLGADYIIVVHPRLRRAVLPLAEAHRRRGLRVEVVNIERVYDEFGDGIPHPQALRDFLAWAHRRWQRPQPRFVLLVGDASWDTKNDVVLRGNYARAPYAPGRGIILGTNRDQVYADKPFQNRRNLIPTWSYPTLLGHAATDNWFVDVADDDRRPEMAIGRWPVADPEEVEAIVEKTLRQLEAPPLHRAKRDVLWISDGNPILGTTTDRLVRIATSRGFTTKEIRPESSDASPEERRERLLAAFDGQPSLVHFFGHGGRSIWRTGMGEEESRRDLFTLDDLDQLAPRDRLPVLLSMSCYSAPFDHPNVDSIGEKFLRLEDRGAAAVVAASARNSPTFKMSWSLLLEFTRHDTIGEAIVAAKRRSHSRDFIEQYNLLGDPALPTPLPSSQIELREAVTLADARPAVLIDRFGSDSSVLVEWLADDGTVLAEEELPLSGAGAMAVYGEREAPPSSRPTAVRVYAWDRAAGRDGAGHLALSTKASPRRLAAQRSGER
- a CDS encoding DUF1573 domain-containing protein encodes the protein MARWLISTTLFALLWVPAASAQLQFDERVANLGEVFQFQDVEHVFGFVNRSAEAVTIKETEAILRTGSVTAVPEQVAPGERGEIRVRQPVGDRLGQTAFRFAVRTDDGATPEIKLLLEGFVHSAYWPEAGRVVFGDVLRQQGAVREFVLTSREADDLGSIAVAQGPEFVEIRELGPTAGGQGRRLSVRLTPEVPLGFVAGKIELRTGVAAQSSYLLEYRATVYGDIVPSENPANLGLLRIGEPMTKEIVFRAQNGGEVELERIEPATVRGLQTKVSECPGEESCQRLELTWEPPQVGELRGTLDLYFAGQQEPMPLTYSGIVASKTAVVHDIGALTDQPIRIEGRKHLKPSAKLPKKPPESSAPPGPAPTVPTPTAAPADAPAESAEASARLAWSVRKQDHIFGYFVYRSLDPEGPFRRVSDEMVKALPGPGNVGRYEFVDREVEAGQTYYYFIDLVTRSGLKERLSGVLSKTVGG
- a CDS encoding sulfatase-like hydrolase/transferase, coding for MPEARRGALRRGNLCRLAGGIVSASLLALLVTACGPGAVGLDEQPDVLLITVDTLRPDALGWVAGQNETPVLDRLAAEGFRFPAAVAPVPLTLPSHLSMFTGLYPRRHGVRDNGQVFAGGAETLAERLQGLGYRTAGFVSGYPLRALFGADRGFDHYDDRLPVGEEGWVERPAPQTVDAALDWVRGVESPWFLWLHFYDPHDPYDPPPELVKEGPRGRYHGEVALVDRAIGRLLAELPEGDRLTVFAADHGESLGQHREQTHGFFIYDATMLVPMVFHGPSRVAAGESQAPARLVDVAPTLLDLLGLAAFEDSDGVSLRATLEGREQEIPPAYLESRQPWITYGWAPLAAVRTADWKLVWAPRPELYQLTEDPAEANDRSAEDESVLRRMRAIQREIEGRAVVGSSAAADGEALAALRALGYLGSGGSDDEPPPGLDDPKDRNRERNQLIAAEVALRRADFAAARAIFEDVLEGDPDNRFAVLRSGIAALKAGDPAAAVPFLERAVRLDPDQPEARYALADSLTRLGELERAEEQWMETIRLQPRRVAAWANLGTTIGRRGDLERAIGAFRRAAELDPGNGRLWSNLAAAEQGVGRPAAALEHLLKAAEVWEGEFPQRAGLGVMLYDAGRKAEARRWLMAARPGDTGFVQARLRLAITALEEGDAAAAAAFVSEAEAVAPGLRQRLRTDRRFAALFAS